Proteins encoded by one window of Deinococcus aerophilus:
- a CDS encoding ComEA family DNA-binding protein, translated as MDSERSWILGLGAGVVLVSVLALGPALLPRPQVPTVTRAALPPVTAPASRTAASEPPTYPTTASVKPLISGRLNLNTASEEQLEALPRVGPVMAARIIAARPLRSLSDLDAVKGVGEATLNTLAPLVGF; from the coding sequence ATGGACAGCGAGCGCAGCTGGATCCTGGGACTGGGAGCAGGCGTGGTGCTGGTCAGCGTGCTGGCGCTGGGGCCGGCGCTGCTGCCCCGTCCGCAGGTGCCCACGGTGACCCGCGCGGCGCTGCCGCCGGTCACGGCACCGGCCTCCCGAACGGCAGCCAGCGAACCGCCCACGTATCCGACCACCGCCAGCGTGAAACCGCTGATCTCGGGCCGCCTGAACCTCAACACCGCCTCCGAGGAACAGCTTGAGGCCCTGCCCCGGGTCGGGCCGGTGATGGCCGCCCGGATCATCGCCGCGCGCCCCCTGCGCTCGCTGTCCGATCTGGACGCTGTAAAGGGGGTGGGCGAGGCCACCCTGAACACGCTGGCTCCACTGGTGGGCTTCTAG
- the pucL gene encoding factor-independent urate hydroxylase: MTQTQHPPRAQVRMGENQYGKADVRLFKVFRDEPRHEIKDVWVRALMTGDFDAAHVAGDNTDLIATDTVRNTIYALAKDQLTTSVEEFGKALIRHFVSAGPKVTGGSVHFTEHTWGRMLSGGQEHDHAFVRQMPKHTAWVEGDGQTFKVTSGIDELYVLKTTNSGWEGYLKEQYTSLPETNDRILATVVTAKWEYAAESCDYEDVWQRVMNALMDKFPDHYSPSVQNLLFVFGEEVLTRCPEISRIHFSFPNRHHIPYNLERYGVDNPNTIFHADAEPFGLIEGWVERA, encoded by the coding sequence ATGACGCAGACCCAGCACCCCCCCCGCGCCCAGGTCCGGATGGGCGAAAACCAGTACGGCAAGGCCGACGTGCGCCTGTTCAAGGTGTTCCGCGACGAGCCGCGCCACGAGATCAAGGACGTATGGGTCCGGGCGCTGATGACCGGCGACTTCGACGCCGCCCATGTGGCCGGCGACAACACCGACCTGATCGCCACCGATACCGTCCGCAACACCATCTATGCGCTGGCCAAGGATCAGCTCACCACTTCGGTGGAGGAGTTCGGCAAGGCCCTGATTCGCCATTTCGTCTCGGCGGGCCCGAAGGTCACCGGGGGCAGCGTCCACTTCACCGAACACACCTGGGGCCGCATGCTCAGCGGCGGACAGGAACACGACCACGCCTTTGTGCGCCAGATGCCCAAGCACACCGCCTGGGTCGAGGGCGACGGCCAGACCTTCAAGGTCACGAGCGGCATTGACGAGCTGTACGTGCTCAAGACCACCAACAGCGGCTGGGAAGGTTACCTGAAAGAGCAGTACACCTCGCTGCCCGAGACCAACGACCGCATCCTGGCGACGGTGGTGACGGCCAAGTGGGAATATGCAGCCGAGAGCTGCGACTACGAGGACGTGTGGCAGCGCGTCATGAACGCCCTGATGGACAAGTTCCCCGACCACTACTCGCCCAGCGTGCAGAACCTGCTGTTCGTCTTTGGCGAGGAAGTGCTGACCCGCTGTCCGGAAATCAGCCGCATTCACTTCTCGTTTCCCAACCGCCACCACATCCCCTACAACCTGGAACGCTACGGTGTGGACAATCCCAACACCATCTTCCACGCCGACGCCGAACCCTTCGGCCTGATCGAGGGCTGGGTCGAGCGCGCCTGA
- a CDS encoding DUF2171 domain-containing protein, translating to MTQNDSAQAGQITERIAQELKQRLDQGGEHLQVKDSNGEHVGTVDHLEGDRVKLTKSDSSDGQHHYVPLSQVESMDGVAVYLNVTRDELQRGS from the coding sequence ATGACACAGAATGACAGCGCACAGGCCGGCCAGATCACCGAGCGCATCGCCCAGGAGCTCAAGCAGCGTCTGGACCAGGGCGGCGAGCATCTGCAGGTCAAGGACAGCAACGGCGAGCACGTGGGGACCGTGGATCACCTGGAAGGCGACCGCGTGAAGCTGACCAAGAGCGACAGCAGCGACGGTCAGCACCACTACGTGCCGCTTTCCCAGGTGGAAAGCATGGACGGCGTGGCGGTGTACCTCAACGTCACCCGTGACGAGCTTCAGCGCGGCAGCTGA
- a CDS encoding hotdog fold thioesterase: MSGGAPVLPDELQGRGTLVEHLGIIFLEASGTRVVAQMPVESRVHQPMGLLHGGASVALAETVASVGAYLNVCARGMVAVGLEINANHLRGVTSGTVTATGTPIFQGRTTEVWSIELVDERGKPVCVSRCTLAVIPAPQGGQSG; encoded by the coding sequence GTGAGCGGCGGCGCGCCGGTTCTGCCGGACGAGTTGCAGGGCCGCGGCACGCTGGTTGAGCATCTGGGCATCATCTTCCTGGAGGCCAGCGGCACGCGGGTGGTGGCGCAGATGCCGGTGGAGAGCCGGGTGCACCAGCCCATGGGCCTGCTGCACGGCGGCGCGAGCGTCGCCCTGGCCGAGACGGTCGCGAGCGTGGGCGCGTACCTGAATGTCTGCGCGCGGGGCATGGTCGCCGTGGGACTGGAAATCAATGCCAACCACCTGCGCGGCGTGACCTCGGGCACGGTGACGGCTACCGGCACGCCCATCTTCCAGGGCCGCACCACCGAGGTCTGGAGCATCGAACTCGTGGACGAACGCGGCAAGCCGGTGTGCGTCTCACGCTGCACGCTGGCGGTCATTCCCGCGCCCCAGGGCGGCCAGTCCGGCTGA
- the proS gene encoding proline--tRNA ligase: MTKDGGGNKGKGQDKKAQQYGVTPQSVDFNDWYNEVVKKADLADNSPVAGAMVVKPYGSALWENIVRWLDDRFKATGHESLIFPTLIPMNFIAREADHVEGFAPELFTVNKIGTEELAEPYVMRPTSETIIGHMWSGWLNSYRDLPFLHYQWGSVFRAELRTKAFLRTSEFYWHEGHTAHADEAEARAEVRTILDLYHEFCRDVLALPVVRGEKSASERFAGAVATYSIEGMMRDGKALQSGTSHYLGQNFSRAFDVKFQTRDQKEDYAHTTSWAISSRIIGALIMTHGDDAGLMMPPRIAPIQVVIVPVGRKDNFDEMVAEGERLAAQLRQNGLRVKVDKRDGVTNGFKYNDWELKGVPVRIELGPRDLEAGVVVVKNRTSDDKETLERDLAVGGMQERLDGIQAWLLARATDFMLENTVTVDTYDEFKAAIEDGKWVRAFHCGDPESERKIKEDTKATVRNVPLDDAEFFNEREEGGVCVHTGKPAAYGKRILFGRQY; encoded by the coding sequence ATGACGAAGGATGGCGGCGGGAACAAGGGCAAGGGGCAGGACAAGAAGGCGCAGCAGTACGGCGTGACCCCCCAGAGCGTGGATTTCAACGACTGGTACAACGAGGTGGTCAAGAAGGCCGATCTCGCCGACAACAGCCCGGTGGCGGGCGCGATGGTGGTCAAGCCCTACGGCTCGGCGTTGTGGGAGAACATCGTGCGCTGGCTGGACGACCGCTTCAAGGCCACCGGCCATGAATCGCTGATCTTTCCCACCCTGATTCCCATGAACTTCATCGCCCGCGAGGCCGACCACGTCGAGGGCTTCGCGCCCGAGCTGTTCACGGTGAACAAGATCGGCACCGAGGAACTCGCCGAGCCGTACGTGATGCGTCCCACCTCCGAGACGATCATCGGGCACATGTGGTCGGGCTGGCTCAACAGCTACCGCGACCTGCCCTTCCTCCACTACCAGTGGGGCAGCGTGTTCCGCGCCGAACTGCGGACCAAGGCTTTCCTGCGCACCTCCGAGTTCTACTGGCACGAGGGCCACACCGCCCACGCGGACGAGGCCGAGGCCCGCGCCGAGGTGCGGACCATCCTGGACCTGTACCACGAGTTCTGCCGTGACGTGCTCGCGCTGCCGGTGGTGCGCGGCGAGAAGTCGGCCTCCGAGCGCTTTGCCGGGGCGGTGGCGACCTACTCCATCGAGGGCATGATGCGCGACGGCAAGGCGCTGCAAAGCGGCACCTCGCACTACCTGGGCCAGAACTTCAGCCGGGCCTTCGACGTGAAGTTCCAGACCCGCGACCAGAAGGAGGACTACGCCCACACGACCTCCTGGGCCATTTCCAGCCGCATCATCGGCGCGCTGATCATGACCCACGGCGACGACGCGGGCCTGATGATGCCCCCCCGCATCGCCCCGATTCAGGTGGTGATCGTGCCGGTGGGCCGCAAGGACAACTTCGACGAGATGGTGGCCGAGGGCGAGCGGCTGGCCGCGCAGCTGCGCCAGAATGGCCTGCGCGTGAAGGTCGACAAGCGCGACGGCGTGACCAACGGCTTCAAGTACAACGACTGGGAACTCAAGGGCGTGCCGGTGCGCATCGAGCTGGGGCCGCGCGATCTGGAGGCGGGCGTGGTGGTCGTCAAGAACCGCACTTCGGACGACAAGGAAACGCTGGAACGCGACCTCGCCGTGGGCGGCATGCAGGAGCGGCTGGACGGCATCCAGGCGTGGCTGCTGGCGCGCGCCACCGACTTCATGCTGGAGAACACCGTCACGGTGGACACCTACGACGAGTTCAAGGCCGCCATCGAGGACGGCAAGTGGGTGCGCGCCTTCCACTGCGGTGACCCCGAATCCGAGCGCAAGATCAAGGAGGACACCAAGGCCACCGTGCGCAACGTGCCGCTGGACGACGCCGAGTTCTTCAACGAACGCGAGGAGGGCGGCGTGTGCGTTCACACCGGCAAGCCCGCCGCGTACGGCAAGCGGATTCTGTTCGGCCGCCAGTACTGA
- the hemC gene encoding hydroxymethylbilane synthase — protein MRTVTVGTRGSTLALAQTHWVVARLKEEWPETDFRIQTISTKGDRNRDRLITMARQGDKGFWIKEIEDALLSKRIDIAVHSLKDLPTAQPPELEIASIPKRVDARDVLIGKEGRKSLAELPQGARVGTSSIRRKAFLKAYRPDLQVVDLRGNIDTRLAALAGDEYDAIILAAAGLIRTEMRHRIDEFIEPDLMLPAPGQGALALETRAEDDLSVEVVYAIHDHTTDDRITAEREFLAGLGAGCMAPVGAHATVKGGILTLEGWVAALDGEQVIRGTTSGEVSECADLGAELAADMLDQGAQALVDAAHVEIAG, from the coding sequence ATGCGTACGGTGACGGTAGGAACGCGCGGCAGCACGCTTGCGCTCGCGCAAACCCACTGGGTGGTGGCCCGGCTGAAAGAGGAGTGGCCTGAAACGGACTTCCGGATTCAGACCATCAGCACGAAAGGGGACCGCAACCGCGACCGCCTGATCACCATGGCCCGTCAGGGGGACAAGGGCTTCTGGATCAAGGAGATCGAGGACGCCCTGCTGAGCAAGCGCATCGACATCGCGGTGCATTCGCTCAAGGACCTGCCCACCGCCCAGCCTCCGGAGCTGGAAATCGCCTCCATTCCCAAGCGGGTCGACGCCCGCGACGTGCTGATCGGCAAGGAGGGGCGCAAGAGCCTGGCCGAGCTGCCCCAGGGCGCGCGCGTGGGGACGAGCAGCATCCGCCGCAAGGCCTTTTTGAAGGCCTACCGCCCCGACCTGCAGGTCGTGGATCTGCGCGGCAACATCGACACGCGCCTGGCCGCGCTCGCCGGGGACGAGTACGACGCGATCATCCTGGCCGCCGCCGGACTCATTCGCACCGAGATGCGCCACCGCATCGACGAATTTATCGAGCCGGACCTGATGCTGCCCGCGCCCGGTCAGGGCGCCCTGGCCCTGGAGACCCGCGCCGAGGACGACCTGAGCGTGGAGGTCGTCTATGCCATTCACGACCACACCACCGACGACCGCATCACCGCCGAACGCGAGTTCCTGGCCGGTCTGGGGGCGGGGTGTATGGCCCCGGTGGGCGCGCACGCCACGGTCAAGGGCGGCATCCTGACGCTGGAGGGCTGGGTCGCGGCGCTGGACGGCGAGCAGGTGATCCGCGGCACGACCAGCGGCGAGGTCAGCGAGTGTGCCGACCTGGGGGCTGAACTCGCCGCCGACATGCTCGATCAGGGCGCACAGGCCCTGGTGGACGCGGCGCACGTGGAAATCGCGGGCTGA
- a CDS encoding Gfo/Idh/MocA family protein, which yields MSDNGQAAGLRWGLLGAARIARALIPAIRASGGEVTALGVRDPASVRAQAFAEEWGVPLLGGYDAVLAADVDAVYNPLPNDLHRPWTLAALRAGKHALTEKPLTLNAAEAQELADAAQETNRVLLEAFAYRFHPHITRLRQIVRGGDLGEVRAVHAAFGFAMDNPDDFRWDPARGGGALYDVGTYPVNLIRLLLGEPRSAVARARWTPGGIDIGLSGVLEYGGTLASLDCAFDWGSPSTQRLTVVGTHATLDVDGVFSSNMQVPVIFRITDAGGARTEEFAPFNAYTAMVGHFQRVVRGEEAALFPPGDSVRHARVMDALFESARTGQRADIGERGL from the coding sequence ATGTCAGACAACGGGCAGGCGGCGGGACTGCGGTGGGGACTGCTGGGGGCGGCGCGCATTGCGCGGGCACTGATTCCGGCCATCCGGGCCAGTGGGGGCGAGGTCACGGCGCTGGGCGTGCGCGATCCGGCCTCGGTGCGGGCCCAGGCCTTCGCCGAGGAATGGGGAGTGCCGCTGCTCGGCGGCTATGACGCGGTGCTCGCGGCCGATGTGGACGCGGTCTACAACCCGCTGCCCAACGACCTGCACCGCCCGTGGACCCTGGCGGCGCTGCGGGCGGGCAAGCACGCCCTGACCGAGAAGCCGCTGACGCTGAACGCCGCCGAGGCGCAGGAGCTTGCGGACGCGGCGCAGGAGACGAACCGGGTGCTGCTGGAAGCCTTCGCGTACCGCTTTCATCCGCACATCACCCGTCTGCGTCAGATCGTGCGTGGCGGTGACCTGGGAGAAGTCCGGGCGGTGCACGCGGCCTTCGGTTTCGCGATGGACAATCCCGACGACTTCCGCTGGGACCCGGCCAGAGGCGGCGGCGCCCTGTACGACGTGGGCACCTATCCGGTCAATCTGATCCGGCTGTTGCTGGGCGAACCGCGCTCTGCCGTGGCCCGCGCCCGCTGGACGCCCGGTGGGATAGACATAGGACTGAGCGGCGTTCTGGAATACGGCGGGACCCTGGCCAGCCTGGACTGTGCCTTCGACTGGGGCAGCCCCTCCACGCAGCGTCTGACCGTGGTGGGTACGCACGCAACCCTGGATGTGGACGGGGTCTTCAGCAGCAACATGCAGGTGCCTGTCATCTTCAGGATCACGGACGCCGGGGGCGCACGCACCGAGGAATTTGCGCCCTTCAACGCCTACACCGCGATGGTCGGGCACTTTCAGCGGGTGGTGCGCGGCGAGGAGGCCGCCCTGTTTCCTCCCGGGGACAGCGTGAGGCACGCGCGGGTGATGGACGCGCTGTTTGAATCGGCACGCACGGGACAGCGGGCCGACATCGGGGAGCGGGGCCTGTAA
- the uraD gene encoding 2-oxo-4-hydroxy-4-carboxy-5-ureidoimidazoline decarboxylase, protein MTHSPAPADRHSLAEINALSVPEFTAYFAGVLEHSPQYARAAAAARPFADAEAVATAFAHAVQADSEDAQLRLIRAHPDLAGKAALAGELTAESAHEQASAGLDRLTPEEFAEFNRLNAAYHDRFGLPYVVCVREHDKAGIFEGARRRLENTPEQERAAALHEIGRIARLRILDLIA, encoded by the coding sequence TTGACCCACAGCCCTGCCCCCGCCGACCGCCACAGTCTGGCGGAGATCAACGCCCTGAGCGTCCCCGAGTTCACGGCATATTTTGCCGGGGTGCTGGAACACTCGCCGCAGTATGCCCGGGCGGCGGCGGCCGCGCGCCCATTTGCAGACGCCGAGGCGGTGGCCACCGCCTTTGCCCACGCCGTGCAGGCCGACAGCGAGGACGCGCAGTTGCGGCTGATCCGCGCCCACCCGGATCTGGCCGGCAAGGCGGCGCTGGCCGGCGAGCTGACCGCCGAGAGCGCCCACGAGCAGGCCTCGGCGGGGCTGGACCGCCTGACCCCCGAGGAATTTGCCGAGTTCAACCGGCTGAACGCGGCGTATCACGACCGGTTCGGGCTGCCCTACGTGGTGTGCGTGCGCGAGCACGACAAGGCGGGCATCTTCGAGGGAGCCCGGCGCCGGCTGGAGAACACCCCCGAGCAGGAGCGCGCCGCCGCCCTGCACGAGATCGGCCGCATCGCCCGGCTGCGCATTCTGGACCTGATCGCCTGA
- the rpoZ gene encoding DNA-directed RNA polymerase subunit omega: MAERDIDKLLSMTDSKYRLSVVTAKRALQLRSGAPSVLPVEQRVRTRNLVTQAMRELATGQLTVGTDLMDESRFHQDYVRQRQAQLQAQLSAERERERE; this comes from the coding sequence ATGGCGGAAAGAGACATTGACAAGTTGCTGTCCATGACGGACAGCAAGTACCGTTTGAGCGTGGTGACGGCCAAGCGTGCCCTGCAGTTGCGCTCGGGTGCGCCCAGCGTGTTGCCGGTAGAGCAGCGGGTGCGCACGCGCAATCTGGTGACCCAGGCCATGCGCGAGCTGGCGACCGGTCAGCTGACCGTGGGCACCGATCTGATGGACGAGAGCCGTTTTCATCAGGACTACGTGCGCCAGCGCCAGGCCCAGTTGCAGGCTCAGCTGAGCGCCGAGCGCGAGCGCGAACGCGAGTAA
- a CDS encoding DNA internalization-related competence protein ComEC/Rec2 yields the protein MGGIQLGLGVWWGALTLLLGMVLALRDARPLLAVLALAGAAAGFGSERLVAARPDPLLPWRGAQVTLSGEWDGQFLNLRDPRARLVLAPKPLVRPGPLVVSGRLVAPEGQRTPGGFNQAAWLRAQGGVFVPTPTAVLVAAQVRGSQPERGLRGWFRRGLTAGLPTREAALMTAIELGDRNDIGQQEFTQGYRVRDAFNRAGLAHLMALSGQNVALITGVLIWLLTRLGWPPAWRYGLPAALLVPYLFVLVGVSPSITRAVVMGGVVLLALAVGRGRPDPIGITALAALVCLLLFPMWLLDIGFQLSFLAVLALSLSGRAARRLPERWPLWLRLALVASVLAELGTLPVIAATFGQLPLVGLPANLAAGVVMAALVPLGFVAGLLGPLAAPVNVLVGPLAAGLLGIVEAFGQAPVLAWGQVSPAGFVAYAVCAGAGVLWLLGRVRAPVALGTVLACALLLALPPRLHPAREMVYLDVGQGDATLIRLPHLTVLVDAGGSVGSDYDVGGRTVVPALRALGVRHLDVVVGTHADTDHIEGLNSVLRALPVGELWIGHNKAGDPVLDTLLAAAREEGVPVREVRRGDHVRSDGVDLSVLWPEGRVWSTEDNENSVALRVQSGAWSTAILGDLPDPAEDLIGVGKLNVLKVAHHGSRFSTDAELLRQTAPTDAVISVGRNTYGHPHPDVLGRLGAAGVRVWRTDQSGTIRWPIP from the coding sequence ATGGGCGGCATTCAGCTGGGGCTGGGCGTGTGGTGGGGAGCGCTGACCCTATTGCTGGGCATGGTCCTGGCCCTGCGCGACGCCCGCCCGCTGCTCGCCGTGCTGGCGCTGGCCGGCGCGGCGGCGGGTTTCGGATCGGAGCGGCTGGTGGCGGCCCGGCCCGATCCCTTGCTGCCGTGGCGCGGCGCACAGGTCACGCTGAGCGGCGAGTGGGACGGCCAGTTTCTGAACCTGCGAGATCCGCGTGCCCGGCTGGTGCTTGCCCCCAAGCCACTGGTCAGGCCAGGGCCGCTGGTCGTCAGCGGGCGTCTGGTGGCCCCGGAAGGCCAGCGCACGCCCGGCGGCTTTAACCAGGCGGCGTGGCTGCGGGCCCAGGGCGGGGTCTTTGTGCCCACCCCGACGGCGGTGCTCGTGGCCGCCCAGGTGCGCGGTTCGCAGCCGGAACGCGGCCTGCGCGGCTGGTTCCGCCGCGGCCTCACGGCGGGTCTGCCCACGCGCGAGGCGGCGCTGATGACCGCCATCGAACTGGGCGACCGCAACGACATCGGGCAGCAGGAGTTCACGCAGGGCTACCGTGTCCGCGACGCCTTCAACCGCGCCGGGCTGGCCCACCTGATGGCGCTGTCGGGGCAGAACGTCGCGCTGATCACGGGGGTGCTGATCTGGCTGCTGACCCGGCTGGGCTGGCCCCCCGCGTGGCGCTACGGCCTGCCTGCCGCGCTGCTCGTTCCCTACCTGTTCGTACTGGTGGGGGTCTCGCCCAGCATCACCCGCGCGGTGGTCATGGGCGGGGTGGTGCTGCTCGCGCTGGCGGTGGGCCGCGGTCGCCCCGATCCCATCGGCATCACGGCCCTGGCTGCGCTGGTCTGCTTGCTGCTGTTTCCGATGTGGCTGCTGGACATCGGCTTTCAGCTGTCGTTTCTGGCGGTGCTCGCCCTGAGTCTCTCGGGCCGGGCGGCGCGGCGGCTGCCGGAACGCTGGCCGCTGTGGCTGCGGCTGGCGCTGGTGGCCAGCGTGCTCGCCGAGCTGGGCACGCTGCCGGTGATTGCCGCCACCTTCGGCCAGCTGCCGCTGGTGGGCCTGCCCGCCAACCTCGCGGCGGGCGTGGTGATGGCCGCGCTGGTGCCGCTGGGCTTCGTGGCCGGCCTGCTCGGCCCGCTGGCCGCGCCGGTCAATGTGCTTGTGGGGCCGCTGGCGGCTGGCCTGCTGGGCATCGTGGAGGCATTTGGTCAGGCCCCGGTGCTGGCGTGGGGACAGGTCTCCCCGGCTGGATTTGTCGCCTACGCCGTATGTGCCGGGGCGGGCGTGCTGTGGCTGCTGGGCCGCGTCCGCGCGCCCGTGGCGCTGGGAACCGTCCTGGCCTGTGCGCTGCTGCTCGCGCTGCCCCCGCGCCTGCATCCCGCGCGCGAGATGGTCTACCTCGACGTGGGCCAGGGCGACGCCACCCTGATCCGGCTGCCCCACCTGACGGTGCTCGTGGACGCCGGAGGCTCGGTTGGCTCGGACTACGACGTGGGCGGCCGCACGGTGGTCCCGGCGCTGCGGGCGCTGGGGGTGCGCCACCTCGACGTGGTGGTCGGCACCCACGCCGACACCGACCACATCGAGGGCCTGAACAGCGTGCTGCGCGCCCTGCCGGTGGGCGAGCTGTGGATCGGCCACAACAAGGCGGGCGACCCGGTGCTGGACACTCTCCTCGCCGCCGCCCGGGAAGAGGGCGTGCCCGTGCGCGAGGTCCGGCGCGGCGACCACGTCCGCTCGGACGGAGTGGACCTGAGCGTGCTGTGGCCGGAGGGTAGGGTCTGGAGCACCGAGGACAACGAGAACAGCGTGGCCCTGCGCGTGCAGTCGGGGGCATGGAGCACGGCCATCCTGGGCGACCTGCCCGACCCGGCCGAGGACCTGATCGGGGTGGGCAAACTCAATGTTTTGAAGGTCGCCCACCACGGCAGCCGCTTCAGCACCGACGCCGAGCTGCTGCGCCAGACCGCCCCCACCGACGCGGTGATCAGCGTCGGCCGCAACACCTACGGCCATCCCCACCCGGACGTGCTGGGGCGTTTGGGCGCGGCGGGGGTCAGGGTGTGGCGCACCGACCAGTCGGGCACGATCCGCTGGCCGATTCCGTGA
- a CDS encoding PaaI family thioesterase — MTLTQDTPTDDSTPQSSSPPRTRTYTWADPLVGAGAAQDLSGLDYLRGMARGDFAAPPIGQTLGFRIRDEHDVQPGQVTFRMTPEEFHYNPIGSVHGGVYATLLDSALGCAIHTRLPAGVGYTTVDLAVKYLRPLRLGMGEVRAVGEVLSVSRQVATASAQVLDDSGKLYATATTTCLILRPTAASGATP; from the coding sequence ATGACCCTGACGCAAGACACCCCCACCGACGATTCCACTCCCCAGTCCTCTTCCCCGCCGCGCACCCGCACCTACACCTGGGCTGATCCTCTGGTCGGCGCCGGGGCCGCGCAGGACCTGAGCGGGCTGGACTACCTGCGCGGCATGGCGCGCGGTGACTTTGCCGCGCCGCCCATCGGCCAGACCCTGGGTTTCCGCATCCGCGACGAGCACGACGTGCAGCCCGGTCAGGTGACCTTTCGCATGACGCCCGAGGAGTTTCATTACAACCCCATCGGCAGCGTCCATGGCGGCGTGTATGCCACGCTGCTGGACTCGGCGCTGGGCTGCGCCATCCATACCCGGCTGCCCGCCGGGGTCGGCTACACCACCGTGGACCTGGCGGTGAAATACCTGCGTCCGCTGCGGCTCGGCATGGGCGAGGTGCGCGCGGTTGGCGAGGTGCTCAGCGTATCGCGGCAGGTCGCCACCGCCAGCGCGCAGGTTCTGGACGACTCAGGCAAGCTGTACGCCACGGCCACCACCACCTGCCTGATCCTGCGGCCCACCGCCGCTTCCGGGGCCACGCCGTGA
- a CDS encoding VOC family protein: MTSSPILDLAGLTLEVNHLARGVRFYTQVLGLHLRRHDPAAGVAEFTVNPHQTLTLWQPITRQASDERLAPLRPRGASHLHYAWQIEPDDLDACKPLLDAHGLEWQEIDLGTPDAPDRTLYFFDPFGHGLELRGVNRADARRPHFPPQPVDRPEFALPVMGLREVALAFGDYAGMRERLPGAYGFALAKEQPDRNFAQFTLGPEAEPDGDGTPRRWLYAWDPQVGLADMLGGDHALVRFYADVEAVARRVKAEGLPCIQDAHGLAVRDPEGHVFEFVAPT; the protein is encoded by the coding sequence ATGACCTCCTCTCCCATCCTGGACCTCGCCGGCCTGACGCTGGAAGTCAACCACCTGGCGCGCGGCGTGCGCTTCTACACGCAGGTGCTGGGCCTGCACCTGCGGCGGCATGATCCGGCAGCGGGCGTGGCCGAATTCACGGTCAACCCGCACCAGACACTGACCCTGTGGCAGCCCATCACCCGGCAGGCCAGCGACGAACGCCTCGCCCCCTTGAGGCCGCGCGGGGCCTCGCACCTGCACTACGCGTGGCAGATCGAACCCGACGATCTGGACGCCTGCAAACCGCTGCTGGACGCCCACGGCCTGGAGTGGCAGGAAATTGATCTGGGTACGCCGGACGCCCCCGACCGCACGCTGTACTTCTTCGATCCCTTTGGGCACGGCCTGGAGCTACGCGGCGTGAACCGCGCCGACGCACGGCGGCCGCACTTTCCGCCGCAACCGGTGGACCGTCCGGAATTCGCCCTGCCGGTCATGGGGCTGCGCGAGGTGGCGCTGGCCTTTGGGGACTACGCCGGCATGAGGGAGCGGCTGCCCGGCGCCTACGGCTTCGCCCTCGCCAAGGAACAGCCGGACCGCAATTTCGCCCAGTTCACGCTGGGGCCAGAGGCCGAACCGGACGGCGACGGCACCCCGCGCCGCTGGCTGTACGCCTGGGACCCGCAGGTGGGTCTGGCCGACATGCTGGGGGGCGACCACGCCCTGGTGCGTTTTTATGCCGATGTGGAGGCGGTGGCGCGCCGCGTGAAGGCCGAGGGGCTGCCCTGCATTCAGGACGCTCACGGGCTGGCGGTGCGTGACCCTGAGGGCCATGTGTTTGAATTCGTGGCCCCCACCTGA
- the uraH gene encoding hydroxyisourate hydrolase, translated as MAAHAGAGLSTHVLDTARGRPAQGVRVELWRVNAEERLRLTAAVTNADGRTDAPLIERGALQRGTYELTFFVAEYFADFAAAADPPFLDVVTLRFTVGRADAHYHVPLVMTPWSYSTYRGS; from the coding sequence ATGGCGGCCCACGCTGGAGCCGGACTCAGCACCCACGTGCTGGACACCGCACGGGGACGCCCCGCACAGGGCGTGCGGGTGGAACTGTGGCGGGTGAACGCAGAGGAACGCCTCAGGCTCACGGCGGCCGTGACCAACGCCGACGGCCGCACCGACGCTCCACTCATAGAGCGCGGCGCGCTGCAGCGCGGCACCTACGAGTTGACCTTCTTTGTGGCCGAGTATTTCGCCGACTTTGCGGCGGCAGCCGATCCACCGTTTCTGGACGTGGTGACGTTGCGTTTCACGGTGGGCCGCGCGGACGCCCACTACCACGTGCCGCTGGTGATGACGCCGTGGTCGTACAGCACCTACCGGGGCAGCTAG